From the Streptomyces nodosus genome, the window GGGCGGCTGGTGGGTGCTGGGCGACAATCCGTACGCGGGCGGGGACAGCACCGACTACGGCACCGTCCCCGAGGAGCTCGTGCTGGGGAAGGTGTGGTTGCGCTACCGGCCGCTCAAGGAGGATCAGCGCTCGCTCTTCGCGCGGGTGCGCTGGGCGCTCTCCGCCGCCAGGCCGGTGCTCTCCGTCCGGTCTGCCTCCAGGCGCTTGCGGGCGCGGTAGGCGGCCACGTTCGCGCGGGTGGCGCAACGGTCGGAGCAGTATCGCCGGGAGCGGTTGGTCGAGGTGTCCAGGTAGGCGTTGCGGCAGGGCGGCGCCTCGCACAGGCCCAGGCGGTCCACACCGTACTCGGTGAGGTGGAAGGCGAGGCCCATCGCGGCGATCGCCGCATAGCCCGCGGTCGCGTTCGACGGATGGTCCGCGAGATGCATGTGCCACAGCGGGCGGCCGTCGTCGTCCCGGTGGTCGTGCCCGGAGATCTGCGGGCTCACCGGGAACTCCAGGAGCAGCGAGTTCAGCAGGTCCACCGCGAGGGTCTCGTCGCCCGTGTCCGCCGCCTCGAAGACCGTGCGCAACCGGGCCCGGACCGAACGGAACCGGGTCACATCGGCGTCGGTGGCGCGACGGGCCGCCGACTGGTTGATCCCGAAGAGGTCCCGGATGGCATCCACCGAGGTGAGCGAGTCCTTGCCCCGGGCCGGTTCCTCGGTGTTCACAAGGCG encodes:
- the sodX gene encoding nickel-type superoxide dismutase maturation protease; its protein translation is MPELSQETERTKALLPFGAAEVTGPSMVPTLRHGDRLLVQYGARVRPGDVIVLRHPFQQDLLVVKRAVELREGGWWVLGDNPYAGGDSTDYGTVPEELVLGKVWLRYRPLKEDQRSLFARVRWALSAARPVLSVRSASRRLRAR
- a CDS encoding CGNR zinc finger domain-containing protein; its protein translation is MELAYYSDYAVRLVNTEEPARGKDSLTSVDAIRDLFGINQSAARRATDADVTRFRSVRARLRTVFEAADTGDETLAVDLLNSLLLEFPVSPQISGHDHRDDDGRPLWHMHLADHPSNATAGYAAIAAMGLAFHLTEYGVDRLGLCEAPPCRNAYLDTSTNRSRRYCSDRCATRANVAAYRARKRLEADRTESTGLAAESAQRTRAKSER